One genomic region from Haloarcula taiwanensis encodes:
- a CDS encoding GTP-binding protein gives MSPDRAVLRRALDRGEREGGSVEFKERLTENLHLSEGRLESLAAQLRHRVLSGDGEATYVVGVTDDGGLAGISPAEFSESMDVLSLLAEEAGAHIEDVKTWGVDGISDDGSTDTDGIVGVATVSEGSVLADDDHIVVGTAGHVDHGKSTLVGSLVTGDADDGEGGTRGFLDVQPHEVERGLSADLSYGVYGFDDDGEPIRMDNPHRKDDRARVVEESDRLVSFVDTVGHEPWLRTTIRGLVGQKLDYGLLTVAADDGVTETTREHLGILLATDLPTIVAITKTDLVEQERVAEVERAVEQALREVDKTPLRVERHGVDTAINEISETVVPVITTSAVTKEGLDDLDEMFEALPKTAGEVGDFRMYVDRTYNVQGVGAVASGTIKSGAVEAGDELLLGPMQDGSFREVEVRSIEMHYHRVDEAKAGRIVGIALKGVREADIERGMVLLPSDADPSPVREFEAEVMVLNHPTRIGDGYEPVVHLETVSEAAAFYPDGGQLLPGDAGKARISFKFRSYLIEEGQKFVFREGSSKGVGTVTDTDPAE, from the coding sequence ATGAGCCCCGACCGGGCTGTCCTCCGGCGTGCGCTTGACCGCGGCGAGCGTGAGGGCGGCAGCGTCGAGTTCAAAGAACGGCTCACCGAGAACCTCCACCTGTCCGAGGGGCGACTCGAATCTCTCGCGGCGCAGCTGCGCCACCGCGTTCTCTCCGGGGATGGGGAGGCGACGTACGTCGTCGGGGTCACCGACGACGGTGGTCTCGCAGGCATCTCGCCGGCGGAGTTTTCCGAGTCGATGGACGTACTCAGCCTGCTGGCAGAAGAGGCCGGCGCACACATCGAGGATGTCAAAACATGGGGCGTCGATGGCATCTCGGACGACGGGTCGACCGACACGGACGGCATCGTGGGTGTGGCAACGGTCTCCGAGGGGTCGGTCCTCGCGGACGACGACCACATCGTCGTCGGAACTGCTGGGCACGTCGACCACGGCAAATCCACGCTCGTGGGGTCGCTGGTCACCGGTGACGCCGACGACGGCGAAGGCGGGACCCGCGGTTTTCTGGATGTCCAGCCTCACGAAGTCGAGCGGGGACTGTCGGCGGACCTCTCCTACGGCGTCTACGGCTTCGACGACGACGGAGAGCCGATCCGCATGGACAACCCACATCGGAAGGACGACCGCGCTCGCGTCGTTGAGGAGTCTGACCGACTGGTCTCTTTCGTCGACACTGTCGGTCACGAGCCGTGGCTTCGGACGACGATTCGCGGCCTCGTCGGCCAGAAACTCGACTACGGCCTCCTGACCGTCGCGGCCGACGACGGGGTGACAGAGACGACGCGAGAACACCTCGGTATCCTGCTGGCGACGGACCTCCCGACGATTGTCGCCATTACCAAAACCGACCTCGTCGAGCAAGAGCGGGTCGCCGAGGTCGAACGCGCCGTCGAGCAGGCACTGCGAGAGGTCGACAAGACGCCGCTCCGGGTCGAGCGCCACGGCGTGGACACGGCTATAAACGAGATCTCCGAGACCGTCGTGCCGGTAATCACCACCAGCGCCGTCACCAAGGAGGGGCTGGACGACCTTGACGAGATGTTCGAGGCGCTGCCCAAAACCGCCGGCGAAGTGGGCGACTTCCGGATGTACGTCGACCGGACGTACAACGTCCAGGGCGTCGGCGCGGTCGCCTCGGGTACCATCAAGTCCGGCGCGGTCGAGGCGGGCGACGAACTGCTTCTCGGACCGATGCAGGACGGGAGCTTCCGCGAGGTCGAGGTCCGCTCCATCGAGATGCACTACCACCGGGTCGACGAGGCCAAGGCTGGCCGCATCGTCGGCATTGCGCTGAAGGGCGTCCGCGAGGCAGACATCGAGCGTGGGATGGTCCTGCTCCCGAGCGACGCAGACCCGTCGCCGGTCCGCGAGTTCGAGGCCGAGGTGATGGTGTTGAACCACCCGACCCGCATCGGTGACGGCTACGAACCCGTAGTCCACCTCGAAACGGTCAGCGAGGCCGCAGCCTTCTATCCGGACGGCGGGCAGTTGCTCCCGGGCGACGCCGGCAAGGCCCGGATCAGTTTTAAGTTCCGCTCCTATCTTATCGAGGAGGGCCAGAAGTTCGTCTTCCGCGAGGGCAGTTCGAAGGGTGTGGGCACCGTCACCGACACCGACCCGGCAGAGTAG
- a CDS encoding methenyltetrahydromethanopterin cyclohydrolase: MDSLNRMATELVDEAIDFADELTIDVHALEGDAAVLDFGVEVPGAVEAGMLLAEIQTAGLATVQSTMDTVGGAPLNHVELSTDHPALALLCSQKGGWELAVGGFEALGSGPARALVAEEEAFQRIGYREDADFAVLALETDELPDEDVASQVAERTGVPETGVFLPSFATASVTGSVVAAARAAELAVFRLAELGFDPVSVLSASGRAPVAPVASNEATAMARTTDALAYGSEVHLTVDESFDRFDEVPSVAAREYGEPLEGVFEDVDWDFAELPVELFGPAAVTIDVVGGDTHVVGETSENVLAESFGL; encoded by the coding sequence ATGGACAGTCTCAATCGGATGGCCACGGAACTCGTCGACGAGGCCATCGACTTTGCCGATGAGCTCACGATAGACGTACACGCACTGGAAGGCGACGCCGCGGTGCTGGACTTCGGCGTCGAGGTTCCCGGTGCTGTCGAAGCTGGCATGTTGCTCGCGGAAATTCAGACAGCCGGGCTGGCGACGGTCCAGTCCACGATGGACACCGTTGGCGGCGCACCGTTGAACCACGTCGAGCTGTCGACAGACCACCCGGCACTGGCCCTGCTGTGCTCGCAGAAGGGCGGCTGGGAACTGGCCGTCGGCGGCTTCGAGGCGCTCGGGAGCGGCCCGGCACGCGCGCTGGTCGCCGAAGAGGAGGCGTTCCAGCGTATCGGCTACCGGGAGGACGCCGACTTCGCTGTGCTGGCCCTTGAGACCGACGAACTGCCGGACGAGGACGTTGCGAGCCAGGTCGCCGAGCGCACCGGCGTCCCCGAGACCGGCGTGTTCCTGCCGTCGTTTGCGACAGCGAGCGTGACCGGGAGCGTTGTCGCCGCGGCGCGGGCCGCCGAGCTGGCCGTCTTCCGGCTGGCCGAGCTTGGCTTCGATCCGGTGTCGGTGCTGTCGGCCAGCGGCCGCGCGCCGGTCGCGCCGGTCGCCAGTAACGAGGCGACTGCGATGGCTCGGACCACAGACGCACTCGCCTACGGCAGCGAGGTGCATCTCACCGTCGACGAGTCCTTCGACCGCTTCGACGAGGTCCCCTCCGTCGCCGCCAGGGAGTACGGCGAGCCACTGGAGGGCGTCTTCGAGGACGTGGACTGGGACTTCGCGGAGCTTCCCGTCGAACTGTTTGGCCCAGCTGCCGTCACCATCGACGTTGTCGGCGGCGACACGCACGTCGTCGGTGAGACGAGCGAGAACGTGTTAGCCGAGAGCTTCGGCCTGTAA